The window aatcaatttaattcattgtatAAACCGTATATAACCGATCGTATAAATCGGACCGTATTACAATAAAAATCGAACCGAACCGTAATAAAATGGGTTGATTTTGaatcaaaaatctttaaaatcgaaatcgaaaaaataaaattgtaGTAGGGTAAAACTGAACCAAATCGGCCGATGCCCACCCTATGCATGATGATTCAACACGtatacaacaacaaaaaaaaaacataaaacgaCAACACTTATCTACGTAATTAAATTCCTCCCATCTTTGTGGTGATGTACTGCATAAGGACTTGAAAATTGTATATAATCCAAAAGAAACCATATATAGTTTCAGAGCTTTATGAATATTCAGTTCTAATTAAGTAGTCTTACTTCCAAGTTAAGTTATCTATAAATCTGCATTTTGGAAGATTGTTGCTATAAATCTGCATATAAAGGAAGTCGTTGACAAACGATAGCAATGGATATTAATTATCTAATTAGCAGAAGCAGAAGCAAAAAACAAGATGGAGCGACATATGCATGCAGTCAGCCACACTTGGAGAGCAAGTCAACACGAATTCTAAAGAGCCAGTACCACACTACAGTGCGACGATCATGTGCTCCCACGCGATTCGTACCCAACAATAGTACtcggaaggaaaaaaaattattaaacggAAAACAAATCTACAGATATTTGAAACACAGCTCATGAAGCTAGCTAGCGATCTTTTGAATCCTAGTGCGTCTCAAGTACAATAACTCAACAGTGGCACTGCGTGCAAAGAAATATTAGGCAGGATGAAGGATGcatctaaattaaattatttactcTACGTAATTGAAGCTCAATCGCAAATCCAACGGCGGATGATCTCTTCCAGTTGCATCCAAGTATAATGTTCGCCCGCAGAGATCGCCTCTCACGGCGATAACCTTCTCTTCCTCTGAGATGGATGACTTCAAAGGAAACAACTCCAGTGTCTCCGTCGTCTCTTTGATCTCCGGCCGCTGCCAGAATACTTCCTGCTTGTCCTTGGCGCGCCCTGAAAATTTAATCATCAACGAATTAATCTTTAACTAAGATAGGAAAAGGGATAGACTCGGTCGCGTGCATGGACTGAACGTGGTGTGATGAACTAGCTAGTTATAGTAATATACCTGCGGGGAAGCATCTAGTTCTGGGTTTATGGTGATCGCCGTCCCCGGCGCCGTCTCCGTCGACATCGTCTGGGGGACCGCGGCGGCGCTTCTTGTGGTGGCGCTCGCGGGCCTTGTGGTTCTGGAACCAGTAGAAGACGTTCTTGCTCTCGATCTTGCCGAAGGCGCTAAGGTGAGTGGAGATCATTTGGATCTGGTCGGTGGTGGGCGTGCGCAGCCCGGAGCTGAACAAGTCCGTCAGCACCTTCACCTGCTCCACCGTCGGGTTCCACCGGCCACACTTGGCGCCCACCCGCGCCTCCATATTCTTCCCTGATCTTTTTTGGCCACCAAATTATCTTCTACCCTGTTCTCAGTTCCCACCTCTCGTAGCCTTTCAATCTCTCGCTCTATTACTCACTATGAATTAAGAGACTGAAAATGAAATCAGTGGAGCGAAATTAAATGGAAAAACCGGCATGGGTATATATAGAAGTAGGAGGAGAAGGATCTGGTGGCAGAGATGTTGATGTTAAAGGCGGTAAGTAATACAGAATGGCGGACGTGCCGGGGGGACATGCGCAAAAGCTGCCACTGTTCAATTACATCTCGATCTTGGAGTAGACATCCATGATCCTGAGGGGGTTTGCTAATTAATAATGGCTCGTACAAATCCGAGCGCCATCGTGTCTAATAGATCTCTGTCGTATTGCTTGTCTGCTTCTACGTGGAGAGGGCTTATTAT is drawn from Zingiber officinale cultivar Zhangliang chromosome 1B, Zo_v1.1, whole genome shotgun sequence and contains these coding sequences:
- the LOC122029998 gene encoding WUSCHEL-related homeobox 9-like, with amino-acid sequence MEARVGAKCGRWNPTVEQVKVLTDLFSSGLRTPTTDQIQMISTHLSAFGKIESKNVFYWFQNHKARERHHKKRRRGPPDDVDGDGAGDGDHHKPRTRCFPAGRAKDKQEVFWQRPEIKETTETLELFPLKSSISEEEKVIAVRGDLCGRTLYLDATGRDHPPLDLRLSFNYVE